In a single window of the Candidatus Krumholzibacteriia bacterium genome:
- a CDS encoding C1 family peptidase, whose product MRAFLFLLFLSSLVLASLPDGDTAFIPENYRDYPLWQGEILRDLPTSMDWRNVAGLNYVSGVRNQGACGSCWDFAAMAMFESRLMIQSDMPGSDPDYSEQYVLSCYNVAEAPSDCGGGYLSGALQFLRDEGAPSENCFPYEAEDSVPCAESCDESGFQIRMLSDFGFVTWNNIDIDLIKSVLQEAPVATWFRIYDNFSGYDGGVYSAHGSEYTGSNHFVLIVGYDDNQQCWIAKNSWGSWWGMNGYFRIAYDSGCEFGKWTMYCNFETSTSAPGIEAGSLEAWPNPFNPSVRISFELDSSCNTRVSIHDVSGRKLKTLQQGSLPAGRHTFDWEGRNEAGVDLPSGLYFARLQTGNRSQACKLSLMK is encoded by the coding sequence GTGAGGGCTTTCCTCTTCCTTCTGTTTCTGTCCAGCCTTGTGCTGGCCTCGCTTCCCGATGGGGATACTGCGTTCATCCCCGAGAACTACCGGGACTATCCGCTCTGGCAGGGAGAGATCCTGCGCGACCTTCCCACCAGCATGGACTGGCGCAATGTTGCTGGCCTGAACTATGTCAGTGGCGTGCGCAATCAGGGAGCCTGCGGTTCCTGCTGGGATTTTGCGGCAATGGCGATGTTCGAATCCAGACTGATGATCCAGTCCGACATGCCGGGCAGTGACCCGGACTATTCCGAGCAGTATGTACTCTCCTGTTACAATGTCGCAGAGGCGCCCAGCGACTGCGGCGGAGGTTACCTCTCCGGAGCCCTGCAGTTTCTGCGGGACGAAGGGGCTCCCTCCGAAAACTGTTTCCCCTATGAGGCCGAAGACAGTGTCCCCTGTGCGGAATCCTGCGATGAAAGCGGCTTCCAGATTCGAATGCTTTCGGACTTCGGTTTTGTCACCTGGAACAACATCGACATCGACTTGATCAAGAGCGTCCTGCAGGAAGCACCCGTGGCCACCTGGTTCCGGATCTATGACAATTTCAGTGGCTACGATGGCGGCGTGTACTCTGCCCATGGAAGCGAGTACACGGGAAGCAACCACTTCGTCCTGATCGTTGGCTATGACGACAACCAGCAGTGCTGGATTGCCAAGAACAGTTGGGGAAGCTGGTGGGGAATGAACGGGTACTTCCGCATTGCCTATGACAGTGGTTGCGAGTTCGGCAAGTGGACGATGTACTGCAACTTTGAAACAAGCACATCCGCACCGGGCATTGAAGCCGGTTCTCTGGAAGCCTGGCCGAACCCCTTCAATCCCTCCGTCAGGATCTCCTTCGAGCTGGACTCATCCTGCAACACCCGAGTTTCCATCCATGATGTCAGCGGACGGAAACTGAAAACCCTTCAGCAGGGTTCCCTCCCCGCAGGACGACACACCTTCGACTGGGAGGGACGGAACGAAGCAGGGGTCGACCTTCCCAGCGGTCTGTATTTCGCCCGACTGCAGACGGGAAATCGCTCTCAGGCCTGTAAACTCAGCCTGATGAAGTGA
- a CDS encoding FlgD immunoglobulin-like domain containing protein, which yields MKRARLVTLLAIAVATFALLPLFAPQALAATRMCSLVDDDWEPSMGKRSGRAVEEDSVQYTEDPGYEVFIQEALDSAGIDYQTFEIWQNDSIPTRPTLNDLIQFPLCIWSCAANELDVLQVEEMTLLTDYMNLGGKVILSGQGILNDLIRHQGETEYDLFLSQILGVEGAYLDFDAIEVMPNSDNAFFANLPIGVFDYESLPDSETDRVDFFNLMPGAEGFLDANFPQGGGCFPVSSDRYADRPIHFQSWMFAALPERTVRAQYISSIAAWLGFLGDDLYSFMDGIEDFTVADSSPDQILEWDLGKRALLFESHGDLPGREKIRKPLSPEGGNWVIGFDVLVTDPGEYSSMNLLSLGEAVSLELFSGANGDCDLRFRTGSYSSGCEKWAFGLPVQKHLRILLLFNADSQELLCMVNNYTGNWIWGDTCELFDDFQDLSICSHGLGSSYAIPISGFIDDLFFAGDLNHLPTSVDEEGLPGAVCIRGAAPNPFNPTTRIHFESMLKEDAIVSIYDSRGRCVRKMEVPQGASSIEWKGRDQAGSELPSGVYLAKIADTVTACKLVLLK from the coding sequence ATGAAACGGGCCCGTCTAGTTACCCTTCTTGCCATTGCAGTGGCGACCTTCGCCCTGCTACCTCTCTTTGCACCGCAGGCTCTTGCAGCTACGAGAATGTGCTCCCTGGTCGACGATGACTGGGAGCCCTCCATGGGCAAGCGCAGTGGCCGCGCCGTTGAGGAAGACAGTGTCCAGTACACGGAAGATCCCGGCTATGAAGTCTTCATTCAGGAAGCACTGGATTCTGCCGGAATCGACTACCAGACCTTTGAGATCTGGCAAAATGACTCCATTCCGACCCGGCCCACGCTGAACGACCTGATCCAGTTTCCGCTCTGCATCTGGAGTTGTGCGGCCAATGAACTCGATGTTCTGCAGGTAGAGGAAATGACCCTGCTGACCGACTACATGAATCTGGGCGGAAAAGTAATTCTCTCCGGGCAGGGAATCCTCAATGACCTGATCCGCCATCAGGGCGAAACCGAATACGATCTATTCCTCAGCCAGATTCTCGGCGTAGAAGGCGCCTACCTCGACTTCGATGCCATTGAGGTCATGCCGAACTCCGATAACGCCTTTTTCGCCAATCTCCCGATCGGGGTTTTCGACTATGAAAGTCTGCCGGACTCCGAGACGGATCGTGTCGACTTCTTCAACCTGATGCCCGGAGCCGAAGGTTTTCTGGATGCCAACTTTCCTCAGGGCGGGGGCTGCTTTCCCGTATCCTCGGATCGCTATGCCGACCGACCCATTCACTTCCAGAGCTGGATGTTTGCCGCTCTTCCCGAACGCACGGTGCGAGCGCAGTACATCAGCTCAATCGCCGCATGGCTGGGCTTTCTGGGCGATGATCTCTACAGCTTCATGGACGGGATCGAGGACTTCACCGTTGCTGACAGTTCGCCCGATCAGATTCTTGAATGGGACCTGGGAAAGCGAGCTCTCCTCTTCGAGTCCCATGGAGATCTTCCGGGGCGGGAGAAGATCAGGAAACCCCTGAGCCCCGAAGGGGGCAACTGGGTCATCGGATTTGATGTTCTGGTTACTGATCCCGGCGAATACAGTTCGATGAATCTTCTGTCTCTGGGCGAAGCGGTCAGCCTGGAGCTCTTCTCGGGAGCCAACGGAGACTGTGATCTTCGATTCCGCACCGGATCTTATTCCTCGGGCTGCGAAAAGTGGGCTTTCGGACTCCCCGTCCAGAAACACCTTCGAATCCTCTTGCTCTTCAATGCCGACAGTCAGGAGCTGCTCTGCATGGTCAACAACTATACCGGCAACTGGATCTGGGGTGACACCTGTGAGTTGTTCGACGACTTTCAGGACTTGAGCATTTGCTCTCATGGCCTTGGCAGTTCCTATGCGATTCCGATCAGCGGCTTCATCGATGACCTCTTTTTTGCGGGCGACCTGAACCACCTGCCCACTTCCGTAGACGAAGAAGGCCTGCCGGGGGCGGTTTGCATCCGGGGTGCTGCACCCAATCCCTTCAACCCCACTACGCGGATTCACTTTGAGTCGATGCTGAAAGAGGATGCCATCGTTTCCATCTACGACTCTCGCGGACGCTGTGTCCGCAAGATGGAAGTGCCTCAGGGTGCTTCCTCGATTGAATGGAAAGGACGCGATCAGGCCGGCTCGGAGCTTCCCAGCGGAGTCTATCTGGCAAAAATCGCCGACACGGTCACTGCCTGTAAACTGGTTCTCCTGAAGTGA
- a CDS encoding glycerophosphodiester phosphodiesterase family protein, translating to MENVAFRGFSSLIPENTKTAILRAADLGSHRIRCEVRSSRDGQFFLFSDPSLHRVTGTHGWFHRMDAQEIARRPVPFSPRSSGAERILSLGELLPLARERGLALQLELPRGSGPRWKKAAPLEARGLRDFLSREAGGLDLQILSRDAAILRDILEASPWPVGFLAERFPEAEKWLEEARSGERILYLSRDLFFAPYRKRDLRSLRQGCLDLIDRANQVAMRVYVGPLSSGRELELLSQLPLAGLCTPAPAQLASLGIRRGT from the coding sequence ATGGAAAATGTGGCCTTTCGCGGTTTCTCTTCCCTGATTCCCGAAAACACGAAAACGGCCATTTTGCGTGCGGCAGATCTGGGAAGCCACCGCATTCGCTGCGAAGTGCGCTCGAGCCGGGACGGGCAGTTCTTTCTCTTCTCCGATCCCTCTCTTCATCGTGTGACCGGAACCCATGGCTGGTTTCACCGGATGGATGCACAGGAAATCGCTCGCCGCCCGGTTCCCTTTTCTCCTCGATCCTCCGGTGCCGAGAGGATCCTCTCTCTCGGGGAACTGTTGCCTCTGGCTCGTGAACGGGGCCTGGCTCTTCAACTGGAGTTACCCCGTGGCAGCGGTCCTCGTTGGAAGAAGGCTGCGCCGCTGGAAGCCCGAGGCCTTCGGGACTTTCTTTCGCGGGAGGCCGGGGGACTGGATCTGCAGATCCTCTCCCGGGACGCCGCGATCCTCCGGGACATTCTGGAAGCCTCTCCCTGGCCGGTCGGCTTTCTGGCTGAAAGGTTTCCGGAGGCGGAGAAATGGCTGGAGGAAGCCCGAAGCGGCGAGAGGATCCTCTATCTCTCCCGGGATCTCTTCTTTGCACCCTATCGCAAGCGCGACCTCCGCTCCCTCCGCCAGGGTTGTCTGGACCTGATTGACCGGGCGAATCAGGTGGCCATGCGAGTCTATGTCGGACCCCTCAGTTCAGGCCGCGAACTGGAGCTTCTCTCGCAGCTTCCGCTCGCCGGTCTCTGCACTCCCGCCCCCGCCCAACTGGCCTCTTTGGGAATCCGGCGTGGGACCTGA
- a CDS encoding FlgD immunoglobulin-like domain containing protein, protein MRVKILLAAFTLLAITSAMILLPDTLQWDGQDYYRVETRLNQFTKSTQNHASVLPKQNGDWLATWQSRRQGGGGFSVYSRTLDGLGNPRGDETRMNEAASGMQAAPAVALLEDGAVFAWESIRERGPGTSITLLDTRQQELTLSGQDSKLPSSRPLLAELPDGRLLSVWQEGRGIMARAGDRSFPITEEGWNPALSVLEDASLAIAWSSSGETLLLARYSSQGELLDGPVKVADLGIEAQLISLDDTLVLAWMQTREQGHEVLAQRFDLHCNPLDEVFSASGGKQQSGVALARAADGSFVLAWNELSADGRTSDIHARRFSPEGGEVLRLNAYADGKQALDSGTAAARLACDEKGRLALTWSGNTPEDKSSANLTLLLPLSDNPLARLVKGMRLGWQALERRIAPEKSVDEYALAMPHQPPSYQPVSETVMEPEPFFPGSEDRDAGFVGITNSGWNPPDPHMAAGPDCLIGVVNGMIASFDRDGNLNWQEELEDSYGFWSELGADWFVFDPEVIFDPHSQRFMIMACERASNQSYFDFAVSTDAYPDDASDWHKYRLNVTSISGNDIDSPNMAVDEEAIYLTADFFSPDKYLVYILDKSSVLEGGSPVSSHVMNTGSQSFGIPVQYDEAPSMYMIRSYEGNSSSTLTLYAIQDPLGSPSLTTLNLTVPTYWRPINARSLGSSSTIETFEARFWSCVFRNGSLWACHHVCPTAARQKLVARWYEIPMNGWPVTDYDPFVAQQGDVLPNNTGYAFFNSIAANEFGMAAMTFTWSSTSDYFQIWRCYRMPGDPPGSMRDPVLVKASNSSLSGGRFGDYSGAAADPSDGISFWTFGEYAAGGNQWATWFGTFTPDATSAGDFSPAGLRVEGIWPNPTPAGSRVEFHLPARSRVSLEIHDVRGRRVASIEGGELRQGRHGIEWNGFGEKGQRMAAGTYFAQLRVNGKKVPAGKILLVD, encoded by the coding sequence ATGCGCGTCAAGATCCTCCTTGCTGCATTCACACTGCTTGCCATCACTTCTGCGATGATCCTCCTGCCCGACACTCTTCAATGGGACGGACAGGACTATTATCGCGTGGAAACCCGGCTCAACCAGTTCACAAAGAGCACCCAGAACCATGCTTCGGTTCTTCCGAAGCAGAATGGCGACTGGTTGGCGACATGGCAGAGTCGAAGGCAGGGAGGCGGCGGCTTCTCCGTATATTCGCGAACTCTGGACGGCCTTGGAAACCCACGGGGCGATGAGACCCGCATGAATGAAGCGGCTTCCGGAATGCAGGCCGCCCCCGCAGTGGCTCTTCTGGAAGACGGAGCCGTCTTCGCCTGGGAATCCATTAGGGAACGCGGACCCGGCACCTCGATCACACTTCTTGATACCCGACAGCAAGAGCTCACCCTCTCCGGACAGGACTCGAAACTGCCGTCTAGTCGGCCCCTGCTGGCCGAACTTCCCGACGGCCGACTGCTGAGCGTCTGGCAGGAAGGCCGCGGCATCATGGCCCGTGCAGGCGACAGGAGCTTCCCGATCACAGAGGAGGGTTGGAACCCCGCGCTGAGTGTTCTCGAGGACGCCTCCCTTGCCATCGCCTGGAGTTCCTCCGGGGAAACTCTCCTGCTGGCACGCTATTCATCGCAGGGAGAACTTCTCGATGGCCCCGTGAAGGTGGCGGACCTGGGAATCGAGGCTCAACTCATCTCTCTCGACGACACGCTGGTTCTTGCCTGGATGCAGACACGCGAGCAGGGACATGAAGTTCTCGCGCAGCGTTTTGACCTGCATTGTAATCCTCTGGACGAAGTCTTCTCGGCCTCGGGAGGAAAGCAGCAGAGTGGCGTCGCTCTTGCGCGTGCAGCGGATGGCTCTTTTGTCCTCGCCTGGAATGAACTGTCTGCCGACGGTCGTACTTCGGACATCCACGCCCGTCGCTTCTCTCCGGAGGGCGGCGAAGTCCTTCGCCTGAACGCTTATGCTGATGGCAAACAGGCTCTCGACTCTGGTACGGCGGCAGCAAGACTGGCCTGTGATGAAAAGGGTCGGCTGGCTCTCACCTGGAGCGGAAATACACCGGAGGACAAGTCCTCGGCAAACCTGACCCTCCTGCTTCCCCTTTCGGACAACCCTCTCGCTCGCCTGGTCAAGGGAATGCGCCTCGGCTGGCAGGCTCTGGAGCGGAGAATCGCCCCCGAGAAGAGCGTCGATGAATACGCTCTTGCCATGCCCCATCAGCCTCCCAGCTACCAGCCGGTCAGTGAGACCGTCATGGAGCCCGAGCCCTTCTTCCCCGGAAGTGAGGATCGCGATGCCGGTTTTGTGGGGATCACAAACTCGGGCTGGAATCCTCCCGATCCCCACATGGCCGCCGGTCCGGACTGCCTGATCGGAGTGGTGAACGGTATGATCGCCAGCTTCGACCGCGACGGAAACCTGAACTGGCAGGAAGAACTGGAAGACAGCTACGGCTTCTGGAGCGAACTGGGTGCCGACTGGTTTGTCTTTGACCCCGAAGTCATCTTTGACCCGCACAGCCAGCGTTTCATGATCATGGCCTGCGAGAGAGCCAGCAATCAGTCCTATTTTGACTTCGCAGTTTCGACCGACGCCTATCCCGACGATGCAAGCGACTGGCACAAGTACCGGCTGAATGTCACCAGCATCTCCGGAAACGACATCGACTCTCCCAACATGGCCGTCGATGAGGAAGCGATTTATCTGACTGCAGACTTCTTCTCTCCCGACAAATACCTGGTCTACATCCTCGACAAGTCCAGTGTTCTGGAAGGAGGAAGCCCGGTCAGTTCCCATGTCATGAACACGGGAAGCCAGTCCTTCGGGATTCCGGTGCAGTACGATGAGGCTCCCAGCATGTACATGATCCGATCCTATGAGGGAAACAGCAGCAGCACCCTGACCCTCTATGCCATTCAGGATCCCCTGGGAAGTCCGAGCCTGACTACCCTGAACCTGACTGTGCCCACCTACTGGCGACCGATCAATGCCAGAAGCCTGGGATCCTCCAGCACCATTGAAACCTTTGAGGCACGCTTCTGGAGTTGCGTCTTTCGCAATGGTTCTCTCTGGGCCTGCCACCATGTTTGCCCGACGGCAGCAAGACAGAAGCTGGTAGCCCGATGGTACGAAATCCCCATGAACGGGTGGCCGGTCACGGACTACGATCCCTTTGTCGCTCAACAGGGCGATGTCCTGCCCAATAACACGGGATACGCCTTCTTCAATTCCATTGCCGCCAATGAATTCGGAATGGCGGCCATGACCTTCACCTGGTCTTCCACGAGCGACTACTTCCAGATCTGGCGATGCTACCGCATGCCCGGCGACCCGCCGGGAAGCATGCGTGATCCGGTACTCGTCAAGGCTTCCAACAGCTCCCTCTCCGGCGGACGCTTCGGAGACTACAGCGGCGCGGCAGCAGATCCTTCCGATGGCATCAGCTTCTGGACCTTCGGGGAATATGCCGCAGGAGGAAACCAGTGGGCGACCTGGTTCGGCACCTTCACTCCCGATGCCACTTCCGCCGGCGATTTCTCCCCTGCAGGATTGCGCGTGGAAGGAATCTGGCCCAATCCCACACCTGCGGGCAGCCGGGTGGAGTTCCATCTTCCGGCAAGAAGCCGGGTGAGTCTGGAAATCCACGATGTCAGGGGGCGTCGCGTGGCAAGCATCGAAGGCGGGGAATTGCGTCAGGGTCGCCATGGCATTGAGTGGAACGGCTTCGGGGAGAAGGGCCAGCGAATGGCCGCGGGCACTTACTTCGCGCAGCTTCGTGTGAATGGAAAGAAAGTCCCCGCAGGCAAAATCCTGCTCGTCGACTAG
- a CDS encoding tetratricopeptide repeat protein translates to MKTDLKTSLFARRLFLISSVGALLLRLAYLLQVRGTTLFEAPLRDSVFYVNRAREILSGNWIGESVSFHSAPLYPYFMALFMGLGAPEGLWWLRLGQALLSALTVGLLSLTALRLFGKWSAIACAVLATFYAPFLFYAGEILEITLSLFFLSLAFWILAREEVKGRSLFLSGLFLGLAALGKPNLLVLGPVLWIHLGLFRKPLKPSTWAWRKGVLLTAGFLVAILPFTLRNRLAGDDWVLISSNGGINLFIGNNPQASGGFVVPANMQSDLEGSSRLVAEQARKRELKPSEVSRFWAERARVFFRTRPAEAARLFGRKALLLLNYYEIPNHYNFYFFRENYSSLLRAPLAGYSLILPLSLLGLLFGLRRSTEARRAGWSLLAVVLSVVLFFVTSRYRLPLLIWLLPFAGLGVAGLVRILLEKRWKPLIPALLILLLASALSHLPLVPNQDFHDEFLLLGNYWFQQEDFQRAAFYSTEALREKLDSAPAWQNLGYAYLRIGDYDRAEECLWKAAELNPNLGVAYGNLAKIYLDTGRPLLARQCYEKALRLDPLLKERIGELEKFLIVEEKGFAKQSRLLKVKLEKAREADPSDPRILVDLMNTLGVRMGDFAAARATHEQLQAFGLPDTSEVLRRATNLLRVIDRIDRYDHLLE, encoded by the coding sequence TTGAAAACAGACCTGAAGACCTCACTCTTTGCCCGCAGACTGTTCCTGATTTCCAGCGTCGGCGCACTCTTGCTGCGTCTGGCCTATCTGCTTCAGGTTCGCGGAACGACTCTCTTTGAAGCTCCGCTGCGAGACTCCGTATTCTATGTGAACCGAGCCCGGGAAATCCTGTCAGGAAACTGGATCGGCGAATCGGTCAGTTTCCACAGTGCCCCATTGTATCCCTACTTCATGGCCCTTTTCATGGGACTCGGGGCTCCGGAAGGACTCTGGTGGCTTCGTCTGGGGCAGGCTCTTCTCTCCGCGCTGACCGTTGGGCTGCTTTCCCTGACCGCTCTTCGGCTTTTCGGAAAATGGAGTGCCATTGCCTGCGCTGTTCTTGCCACTTTTTACGCGCCCTTTCTTTTTTATGCCGGCGAAATTCTGGAGATCACCCTCTCCCTCTTTTTCCTCAGTCTGGCCTTCTGGATTCTGGCTCGCGAGGAAGTGAAGGGCCGCTCCCTGTTTCTCTCCGGTCTTTTTCTGGGCTTGGCGGCACTTGGAAAGCCGAACCTTCTGGTTCTCGGCCCCGTCCTCTGGATTCACCTCGGTCTGTTTCGAAAGCCCCTGAAACCCTCGACCTGGGCCTGGAGAAAGGGAGTGCTTCTGACCGCAGGATTTCTGGTCGCCATCCTGCCCTTCACACTGCGGAACCGACTGGCCGGCGACGACTGGGTTCTGATCAGCAGCAACGGGGGCATCAACCTCTTTATCGGGAACAATCCCCAGGCCAGCGGGGGCTTTGTCGTTCCTGCCAACATGCAGTCCGATCTGGAAGGCTCCAGTCGCCTGGTGGCTGAGCAGGCCCGCAAGCGCGAACTCAAGCCTTCGGAGGTCAGTCGGTTCTGGGCGGAGCGGGCGAGAGTCTTCTTCCGAACCCGTCCGGCAGAAGCTGCTCGCCTGTTCGGACGCAAGGCGCTTCTCCTCCTGAACTACTACGAGATTCCCAATCACTACAACTTCTACTTTTTCCGGGAGAACTACTCCTCGCTCCTGCGCGCTCCCCTGGCCGGCTACTCCCTGATCCTGCCCCTGTCCCTGCTGGGCCTGCTCTTCGGTTTGCGACGAAGCACTGAGGCTCGTCGTGCGGGCTGGAGTCTGCTGGCGGTAGTGCTGAGCGTGGTGCTCTTTTTCGTCACCAGTCGCTATCGACTGCCGCTTCTGATCTGGCTTCTTCCCTTTGCGGGGCTTGGCGTGGCGGGTCTTGTACGGATCCTGCTCGAAAAGCGCTGGAAGCCCCTGATTCCTGCGCTACTTATTCTCTTGCTTGCTTCCGCTCTGAGCCATCTTCCCCTGGTTCCGAACCAGGACTTCCACGACGAGTTTCTGCTGCTGGGCAATTACTGGTTCCAGCAGGAGGACTTCCAGCGGGCGGCTTTCTACAGCACGGAAGCTCTCCGCGAGAAGCTCGACTCCGCTCCGGCCTGGCAGAACCTGGGTTATGCCTATCTTCGAATCGGGGATTACGACCGGGCTGAGGAGTGCCTGTGGAAGGCCGCCGAGTTGAACCCGAATCTGGGTGTGGCTTACGGCAATCTGGCGAAGATCTACCTGGACACGGGGCGTCCCCTTCTGGCTCGACAGTGCTACGAGAAGGCTCTTCGCCTGGATCCTCTTCTGAAAGAACGCATCGGAGAACTGGAGAAGTTCCTGATCGTCGAAGAGAAGGGCTTTGCGAAGCAGAGCCGGCTTCTCAAGGTGAAGTTGGAAAAGGCACGGGAGGCGGATCCCTCGGACCCCCGCATTCTCGTGGACCTGATGAACACTCTCGGCGTGAGGATGGGCGACTTCGCTGCGGCCCGTGCGACCCATGAGCAGCTTCAGGCCTTCGGACTTCCCGATACCTCGGAAGTTCTTCGTCGGGCCACGAACCTGCTCAGGGTGATCGACCGCATCGACCGCTACGACCACCTCCTGGAATAG